The Prunus persica cultivar Lovell chromosome G8, Prunus_persica_NCBIv2, whole genome shotgun sequence genome includes a region encoding these proteins:
- the LOC18766792 gene encoding GPI transamidase component PIG-S — translation MAEITEPLLPAKEAPETSKPQEPALDFDPKTMRKTKPGVKRLILTVSVLFSFVLGVPFIYKSVEIYRAPLPFREIESLSAQIDSKPFQFPCRLQAIFIGFDWKSSIATLESSILTQMTKLTSQTPQCGTCSPNHTVSVILKSNSQCLQSRTTSCSPECGAIRSIELDGDDEAVDEVLESVLGGCSGSNSGSGGEVYSVVVVNRGEEVRAVVGKYRHAWIVGRVSEAEAVSWAAEIFVKVFVNGGKEEGLIHGEFMPVGADGTVVLSFNLLNADPRDWVYDWDFQSVDETLLAPIIEAMKPVANISVESQVLYHMPKSSLSYWDDKWDSYIFSTKDLPFFVNSNEWHLDTSIAAGGRSKMLHFVIYIPSAKECPLLLQLPDGEISKTNSFISPMWGGVIVWNPQTCRKDSESKRPSRHTISHQDLQKVFEVFMGQFRQLFGFKSDNLYVGASGTSSLLASERGFTVWELDVLSRMHTCFNLHSCATTLGSLSRLVQSLPRMIIMDEIGKQVKYSLEAAKLAQSNASHGIYNASAVSSRQARSLAEDAFFHPSIMSVSYYSFEHCFAVYSPFFLPVSIHVLLAAVREWRRHKQENKKYLAWKTKVVSS, via the exons GTGTCCCGTTCATATACAAATCCGTGGAAATCTACCGCGCGCCATTGCCGTTTCGAGAAATCGAATCCCTCTCAGCTCAAATCGATTCCAAACCATTCCAATTCCCATGTCGTTTACAAGCAATCTTCATCGGCTTCGACTGGAAATCCTCCATTGCTACTCTAGAATCTTCCATCCTCACCCAAATGACCAAATTGACCTCCCAAACTCCCCAATGTGGCACCTGTAGCCCCAACCACACCGTCTCAGTAATCCTAAAATCGAATTCCCAGTGTCTCCAATCCCGAACCACTTCCTGTTCGCCGGAATGTGGCGCCATCCGCTCCATTGAGTTGGACGGCGACGATGAGGCCGTAGATGAGGTTCTGGAGTCTGTGCTGGGAGGTTGTTCGGGTTCCAACTCGGGTTCAGGTGGGGAGGTGTAtagtgtggtggtggtgaataGGGGCGAGGAGGTGAGAGCCGTGGTGGGCAAGTACAGGCACGCTTGGATTGTTGGTAGGGTTTCGGAGGCCGAGGCGGTGTCGTGGGCGGCAGAGATATTTGTTAAAGTGTTTGTGAATGGCGGGAAGGAGGAAGGTTTGATTCATGGAGAGTTTATGCCTGTTGGGGCAGATGGAACAGTTGTTCTTTCGTTTAATCTGCTGAATGCAGACCCACGTGATTGGGTTTATGATTG GGACTTTCAATCAGTAGATGAGACTCTGTTGGCCCCTATTATTGAGGCAATGAAACCCGTAGCAAACATAAGCGTGGAAAGTCAG GTGTTATACCATATGCCGAAGTCCTCATTGTCTTACTGGGATGACAAGTGGGACAGTTACATCTTTAGTACCAAGGATCTACCTTTCTTT GTGAATTCAAATGAGTGGCACTTGGATACATCCATCGCAGCTGGTGGGAGGTCAAAGATGTTGCACTTTGTGAT ATATATCCCGTCTGCTAAGGAATGCCCTCTTCTCCTACAGCTTCCAGATGGAGAGATTTCTAAGACAAATAGCTTTATATCTCCA ATGTGGGGAGGCGTTATTGTTTGGAATCCCCAAACCTGTCGGAAGGATTCAGAAAGTAAGCGTCCTTCTAGGCATACAATTTCGCATCAG GATCTACAGAAGGTTTTTGAAGTTTTCATGGGGCAGTTCCGGCaactttttggttttaaatctGATAACCTATATGTTGGGGCTTCAGGCACGTCCAGCCTTTTAGCTAGTGAAAGGGGCTTCACGGTATG GGAATTGGATGTCTTATCGCGGATGCATACGTGTTTTAATCTTCATTCGTGTGCTACAACCCTTGGATCTCTTTCCAGATTG GTTCAATCCTTACCGAGGATGATTATCATGGATGAGATTGGGAAGCAG GTAAAGTATTCTCTGGAGGCAGCAAAGTTGGCTCAAAGTAATGCCTCACATGGTATTTATAATGCTTCAGCTG TGTCCTCTAGGCAAGCAAGATCTCTAGCAGAGGATGCATTTTTTCATCCATCAATCATGTCGGTCAGCTACTATTCGTTCGAGCACTGTTTTGCCGTCTATTCG CCTTTCTTTCTGCCAGTTTCGATACATGTCCTCCTAGCAGCTGTAAGAGAATGGAGAAGGCACAAGCAAGAAAATAAGAAGTACTTAGCATGGAAGACCAAAGTTGTGTCATCTTGA
- the LOC18768220 gene encoding ankyrin repeat and SAM domain-containing protein 6 has protein sequence MYADREEADTKRSIKDRLNGSFRDNSGRRRQIAGKRQRQDDKWEHDLYEDNDPQVSNRKVDARDLRLKLQRKSFKQSSQSGTRSLSGVRDLREKLSGTMVPQPVNADPPKTKLEAAKPVRRSTAVGASAQETKKVTNPASRKKTSQKAGASVDEFLTSLDLEKYSITFQAEEVDMTALVHMTDEDLKALGIPMGPRKKILLALETRV, from the exons ATGTATGCTGATCGAGAGGAAGCTGATACCAAGAGGTCGATAAAGGACCGTCTTAATGGCAGCTTCAGGGATAACTCTGGTCGCCGTAGACAAATAGCAGGAAAAAG GCAAAGACAAGATGACAAGTGGGAGCATGATCTATATGAGGACAATGATCCTCAAGTTTCAA ATCGCAAAGTTGATGCTCGAGACCTTCGTTTGAAGCTCCAAAGGAAAAGTTTCAAACAATCATCTCAAAGTGGAACAAGATCTCTTTCAGGTGTAAGGGACCTACGGGAAAAGCTATCTGGTACCATGGTTCCACAACCAGTGAATGCTGATCCACCAAAGACAAAATTGGAAGCTGCCAAACCAGTCAGGAGAAGTACAGCAGTTGGAGCCTCTGCACAAGAGACTAAAAAAGTTACCAACCCAGCTTCTAGAAAGAAGACTTCACAAAAG GCTGGCGCATCAGTGGATGAATTTTTGACGTCCTTGGATCTTGAAAAATATTCCATCACATTTCAGGCCGAGGAA GTGGATATGACAGCTCTTGTGCACATGACTGATGAGGACCTCAAGGCTCTAGGAATACCAATG GGCCCAAGGAAGAAGATACTTTTGGCATTGGAAACAAGAGTCTGA
- the LOC18768532 gene encoding omega-hydroxypalmitate O-feruloyl transferase produces MENVKLVEKVVIAPEKPKQPRRLFLSNIDLGLVVYQETVIFFDPPSNGMSFSEAYHSLFRTLGPLLAEYDFLAGRLVPSLEDSNRFEIECNGAGVVVAAARTDTKLDELGELLVPKKEFRQFVAFLLQEDEEMDLKDMPLVSFQFTQLGCGSLVFASRFNHCAVDGVAVREFEANLAALTRGGNLVIQPNADRIMFKARNPPNISFPHFEYSKATDRTGIFTVRGMSGTNMKLSTTLNPTRLIYLSQDRVASLKKAALKDGRLKSCTSFQVVAAMTWKARSIAVDMPDEKISTILIPVDVRKRVVPPAPPGFAGNALVPAFAHATVKELKEEDDSSLVRKVQEGVERLDDEYVKSGIDWLEVNKGVPCEENSFSLVSWWKLGIEHGEFSWGKVKCATSVLLKPGLVMLLLGPEGKGGLSICLELPDDQMELFCRLMLGE; encoded by the exons ATGGAGAACGTGAAACTAGTTGAGAAGGTTGTAATTGCACCAGAAAAACCGAAACAGCCCCGGAGACTTTTCTTATCCAACATAGACCTGGGCCTTGTTGTGTACCAAGAGACGGTTATCTTTTTTGATCCTCCAAGCAATGGGATGAGCTTCTCCGAGGCTTATCATAGCTTGTTTCGCACACTCGGTCCCTTGCTAGCTGAATATGATTTCTTAGCCGGGAGGCTTGTGCCAAGTTTGGAAGACAGCAATCGCTTTGAAATAGAATGCAACGGTGCAggtgttgttgttgctgcagCTAGGACAGATACCAAGCTGGATGAACTTGGTGAGCTTTTGGTACCCAAGAAAGAGTTCAGGCAGTTTGTTGCTTTCTTGCTACAAGAGGATGAGGAAATGGATCTCAAAGACATGCCCCTTGTGTCGTTTCAG TTCACTCAGCTTGGATGTGGAAGCCTAGTGTTTGCCTCCAGGTTCAATCATTGCGCAGTCGACGGGGTTGCAGTCCGGGAGTTTGAGGCAAATTTGGCAGCTCTAACTCGCGGTGGTAACTTAGTCATTCAACCAAATGCAGATCGAATAATGTTCAAAGCTCGAAACCCTCCAAACATCAGTTTCCCACATTTTGAGTACTCAAAAGCCACTGATAGAACTGGCATATTCACTGTCCGTGGTATGAGTGGCACCAACATGAAACTATCCACAACTCTTAACCCAACGCGCCTCATCTATTTGTCCCAAGATCGTGTTGCCAGCTTGAAGAAGGCAGCCCTTAAAGATGGGAGGTTGAAGAGCTGCACTAGTTTTCAAGTTGTTGCAGCAATGACTTGGAAGGCAAGGAGCATTGCGGTTGATATGCCggatgaaaaaatttcaactattTTGATTCCAGTCGATGTTCGCAAACGAGTTGTGCCTCCAGCCCCGCCTGGATTTGCTGGAAATGCATTGGTTCCTGCCTTTGCACATGCAACTGTGAAGGAGCTTAAGGAGGAAGATGACTCTTCCCTTGTGAGGAAGGTGCAAGAAGGGGTAGAGAGATTGGATGATGAGTATGTGAAGTCAGGGATAGATTGGTTAGAGGTGAATAAAGGGGTACCTTGTGAAGAAAATAGCTTCTCACTGGTGTCATGGTGGAAATTAGGGATAGAGCATGGTGAATTCTCATGGGGAAAAGTTAAGTGCGCCACGTCGGTTCTACTCAAGCCAGGCCTTGTCATGCTGCTGCTAGGACCGGAAGGAAAGGGAGGCCTCAGCATATGCCTGGAACTACCTGATgatcaaatggagttgttcTGCAGGTTGATGCTGGGCGAATAG
- the LOC18767800 gene encoding UBX domain-containing protein 1: protein MAVPEVDKKMLGELEAMGFPRPRATRALHYSGNASLGAAIDWIIDHENDADIDEMPLVTVDISIGSPEPFYFTEAMKIKAQELRDQARKKKEEEEKKLEREREKGRIQSGKQLIEAKRSLEENERKRNIEFRKAEKEEEKRARERIRWKLKQDKLERRVNVGLPPEQLVAEERTPAVRIEQNPFPVRSVAKSERMRECLRSLRRNHKDDDARVRQAFQTLLIYVGNVARNPNEEKFRKIRLSNPLFLDRVGSLTGGIEFLELCGFETTEGEEFLYLPHNKVDMATLNSAASELKSALTNPFFGLL, encoded by the exons ATGGCTGTTCCGGAAGTTGACAAGAAAATGCTTGGAGAGCTTGAAGCAATGGGATTTCCAAGACCTCGAGCAACACGAGCACTTCATTATTCTG GCAATGCTAGTTTAGGGGCTGCTATAGATTGGATCATTGATCACGAGAACGATGCCGACATTGATGAGATGCCCTTG GTAACAGTGGACATTAGCATTGGATCTCCAGAACCATTCTATTTCACAGAAGCgatgaaaataaaagcacAGGAGTTAAG GGATCAAGCACgcaagaagaaggaagaagaagaaaagaagttgGAACGAGAAAGGGAGAAG gGGAGGATTCAATCTGGTAAGCAACTCATAGAAGCAAAACGAAGtttagaagaaaatgaaagaaaacg TAATATAGAGTTTCGGAAAGCtgagaaagaggaagagaaacgAGCAAGAGAAAGAATTCGCTGGAAACTAAAACAGGATAAG TTAGAAAGAAGGGTCAATGTTGGATTGCCACCAGAACAGCTTGTAGCTGAGGAACGTACACCTGCGGTGAGGATAGAACAG AATCCATTTCCAGTCCGTTCTGTTGCAAAATCAGAACGTATGAGAGAATGTTTACGGTCCTTGAGGCGCAACCACAAG GATGACGATGCTAGAGTACGACAAGCCTTCCAGACCCTGCTGATTTATGTTGGAAATGTTGCAAGGAATCCtaatgaagaaaaattcaGGAAGATCAGACTCAGTAATCCGTTATTCTTG GATAGAGTTGGGAGTTTGACTGGAGGAATTGAGTTCCTTGAGCTCTGTGGGTTTGAGACAACTGAAGGGGAAGAGTTTTTGTATCTTCCTCACAATAAGGTTGACATGGCAACATTAAACTCAGCTGCTTCTGAGCTGAAGTCTGCATTGACAAACCCGTTCTTTGGCCTTCTGTAG
- the LOC18767194 gene encoding uncharacterized protein LOC18767194, with translation MAENKARRPIKLFCPSVAKTVSLFVWEEQRLDLGSIARTFGLDPPTLKLNGHFISRGLDLIASSVTWKSLLSFFSAKGLSTGENDSNPIVVDGKLCKVGTKRGHELHEVVDNRGRAAFEDDSLLIKSKKMRKSNPGTSTESNGRIGICSSKRKQLLEDVNLLKKLKISETNPDIQGRNKSQSSSISGAQLRCSYMRGKMKRKREDEAVVSAPYEEIM, from the exons ATGGCAGAAAACAAAGCCAGAAGACCGATCAAGCTGTTCTGCCCATCAGTGGCAAAGACGGTGTCGTTGTTCGTATGGGAGGAGCAGAGGCTGGACTTGGGCTCCATAGCCAGAACGTTTGGGCTGGACCCACCAACCCTGAAGCTCAACGGTCACTTTATCAGCAGAGGGCTCGACCTCATTGCCTCCTCGGTCACCTGGAAGTccctcctttctttcttctctgctAAAGGACTCTCAACAGGGGAAAACGACAGCAACCCCATTGTCGTTGATGGCAAGCTCTGCAAAGTTGGCACCAAGC GAGGACATGAACTACACGAGGTCGTTGATAACAGAGGAAGGGCAGCTTTTGAAGATGACAGCTTGCTGATCAAGAGTAAAAAGATGAGGAAAAGCAACCCAGGTACATCAACTGAAAGCAATGGCAGAATTGGTATTTGCTCTTCCAAGAGAAAGCAATTGTTAGAAGATGTAAACTTGCTTAAAAAGCTAAAAATAAGTGAAACTAACCCAG ATATCcaaggaagaaataaaagCCAGTCCAGCAGCATCTCAGGTGCCCAACTTAGATGCAGTTATATGAGGGGgaagatgaagaggaagagagaagatgaGGCAGTCGTGTCTGCTCCTTACGAAGAGATTATGTGA
- the LOC18768399 gene encoding GPI transamidase component PIG-T, translating to MALPLLLLRPILLLSFLLFAPIINFKAALGSVTEEDFSEELLLRPLPDRKVLAHFHFRSRAPHTSSNGRHHHLFPKAISQLVQKFHVKEMELSFTQGRWNYDRWGGFDPISSNNAKPPGVELWAVFDVPLEHVDDSWKNLTHALSGLFCASVNFLESSTTYSAPEWGYRPAPGSLRYGTLPREAVCTENLTPWLKLLPCRDKAGLSALMDRPSIYKGFYHSQRLRLTSSEFESEEGGSGIVLQQTLTVVVQPDSERNVMSYSHETKLQPSWSLTSIFGRMVTGRCVLAKSSTVYLQLDRGLVGQLDYLQKENELSNADKSVYEGFSSNPGFELSVKPDRVLKELNGFEKKTPSVVYEFYIEKYSESRPFDLGLTWKLPVVWSCQKAPLHASRFLMGSGNERGAIAISLRSTEVSDELLHTDMSEGRCKLEVKVFQVVPWYIKVYFHTVRVYVNEQPQEVSDVVEKMRVSPSVDKVSPGVMEMVLKFPCGMKSAAITLEFDKGFLHIDEYPPDANQGFDIPAAIICFPNFHTSMQFFTDKSVDRSSILSKFQENNAVLAYTEVLLVPLTTPDFSMPYNVITITCTVCALYFGSLLNVLRKRVGEEERSAKSKATKETGRLRQLLSRVSAKLRGRPFELPQPPSNSSSFISSKLILFILVAGIAVFWQVYFG from the exons ATGgcccttcctcttcttcttctcagaCCGATCCTATTGCTCTCTTTCTTACTTTTCGCCCCAATTATTAATTTCAAAGCTGCCTTGGGATCGGTCACCGAAGAAGATTTCTCGGAGGAGTTGCTTCTGAGGCCATTGCCGGATCGAAAGGTGCTGGCCCACTTCCATTTCCGGAGCAGGGCCCCGCATACCAGCTCCAATGGCCGCCATCACCATCTCTTCCCCAAAGCCATATCTCAGCTG GTTCAGAAGTTTCATGTTAAGGAAATGGAATTATCTTTCACACAAGGTCGCTGGAACTATGATCGTTGGGGTGGGTTTGATCCCATATCAAGCAACAATGCCAAGCCTCCTGGTGTTGAGTTGTGGGCTGTTTTTGATGTCCCTCTTGAACATGTGGATGATTCTTGGAAGAATTTAACCCATGCTCTTTCGGGTCTCTTTTGTGCTTCGGTCAACTTCCTAGAATCGTCTACAACATATTCTGCTCCTGAATGGGGCTATCGCCCAGCACCAGGCAGTCTGAGGTATGGTACATTGCCCCGTGAGGCTGTTTGCACTGAGAACCTAACTCCATGGCTGAAGCTCCTTCCTTGTAGAGATAAAGCTGGGCTTTCTGCATTAATGGATAGACCATCTATCTACAAAGGATTTTATCATTCACAGCGGTTGCGCTTGACCTCAAGTGAATTTGAATCAGAGGAGGGAGGTTCAGGAATTGTTCTACAACAAACACTCACAGTTGTTGTCCAGCCTGATAGTGAGAGAAATGTTATGTCTTATTCCCatgaaacaaaattacaaCCAAGCTGGTCCTTGACTTCAATTTTTGGGAGGATGGTCACTGGAAGATGTGTACTTGCCAAGTCTTCCACCGTATACCTTCAGCTTGATAGGGGGCTAGTTGGTCAGCTGGATTACTTGCAGAAAGAAAATGAGTTATCTAATGCTGATAAATCTGTCTATGAAGGTTTTAGTAGTAACCCTGGATTTGAATTGTCTGTTAAGCCGGACAGGGTATTAAAAGAACTGAATGGCTTTGAAAAGAAGACCCCATCTGTTGTATATGAATTTTATATCGAGAAGTACAGTGAGTCTAGGCCATTTGATTTAGGCCTAACTTGGAAGCTTCCTGTAGTTTGGTCCTGTCAGAAAGCACCATTACATGCTAGTAGGTTCTTGATGGGAAGTGGGAATGAAAGGGGTGCTATTGCAATATCCTTGAGATCTACAGAAGTGAGTGATGAGTTGTTGCATACTGATATGAGTGAAGGCAGGTGCAAATTGGAAGTTAAAGTTTTTCAGGTTGTGCCTTGGTATATTAAGGTTTATTTTCATACAGTGCGAGTGTATGTTAATGAACAACCTCAAGAAGTTTCAGATGTTGTTGAAAAGATGCGTGTTTCACCTTCTGTAGACAAAGTGTCACCTGGGGTGATGGAGATGGTCTTGAAATTCCCTTGTGGAATGAAATCAGCAGCTATAACCTTGGAATTTGATAAG GGGTTTTTGCATATTGATGAGTATCCTCCCGATGCCAATCAAGGATTCGATATTCCAGCAGCCATTATATGCTTTCCCAACTTCCATACAAGCATGCAGTTCTTTACAGATAAATCTGTGGATAGGTCCTCCATCTTATCCAAATTCCAG GAAAACAATGCTGTTCTGGCATACACAGAAGTATTACTTGTACCGTTGACAACTCCTGATTTTAGCATGCCTTACAATGTTATCACAATTACATGCACTGTATGTGCTTTGTATTTTGGTTCTTTGCTCAATGTACTTCGAAAGCGTGTTGGTGAGGAGGAAAGATCTGCAAAGAGCAAAG CTACCAAGGAAACTGGTCGGCTCCGACAGCTGTTATCTAGGGTGTCTGCCAAGCTGAGAGGAAGACCATTTGAGCTTCCTCAGCCGCCTTCCAATTCATCATCCTTCATCAGTTCAAAACTTATACTTTTTATACTTGTGGCTGGAATTGCTGTCTTTTGGCAAGTTTATTTTGGATGA
- the LOC18767234 gene encoding xyloglucan endotransglucosylase/hydrolase protein 2, whose protein sequence is MGVSVLVLAVFLQLVGGMFARDVHFDENYGVVWGKPDHVETWYRGRELVLFLDQASGASFVSKQWFGSGFFHMKIKLPRGNSAGVVTTFYLTSGDGDRVNDKAHDELDFEFLGNIKGEPILLQTNVFANGTAGREQRITLWFDPTTEYHDYKILWNQNQIVFYVDDIPIRVFKNLTESGVPFPSQPLQIQASLWHAKWASQNETDWSYAPFKAHYQGFDISGCPCATKQCMNECYGQNYWWNDIRELNSDQRRAYEDVRRRHMHYDYCASHTPAPECSFNS, encoded by the exons ATGGGGGTTTCAGTGCTGGTTTTAGCTGTGTTTCTCCAACTTGTTGGTGGAATGTTTGCCCGTGATGTTCACTTCGACGAAAATTATGGAGTCGTTTGGGGGAAACCTGATCATGTGGAAACTTGGTATCGAGGGAGAGAACTCGTGCTTTTCTTGGATCAAGCTTCGG GGGCTTCGTTTGTATCCAAGCAATGGTTTGGTTCTGGGTTCTTTCATATGAAGATCAAATTACCACGAGGGAATTCTGCTGGTGTCGTCACAACTTTTTAT CTAACTTCAGGTGACGGTGACCGAGTAAATGACAAAGCTCATGATGAGCTGGACTTTGAGTTCTTGGGTAACATAAAAGGAGAGCCAATCCTACTGCAGACAAATGTTTTTGCAAATGGCACGGCCGGTAGAGAACAAAGAATTACTCTTTGGTTTGACCCCACAACGGAGTATCATGACTACAAAATTCTTTGGAACCAGAATCAAATTGT ATTTTATGTCGACGACATCCCAATTAGGGTATTTAAGAACCTCACAGAATCTGGGGTTCCCTTCCCGTCACAACCATTGCAAATTCAAGCAAGCCTTTGGCATGCAAAATGGGCAAGTCAGAATGAGACGGATTGGAGTTATGCACCATTTAAAGCTCACTACCAAGGATTTGACATAAGTGGCTGCCCCTGCGCAACAAAACAATGCATGAACGAATGTTATGGGCAGAATTATTGGTGGAACGACATAAGGGAATTAAACTCAGACCAACGACGGGCATATGAGGATGTGAGAAGGAGACATATGCACTATGACTATTGTGCCAGTCATACACCTGCCCCAGAGTGCAGTTTTAATAGCTAG